A portion of the Brevundimonas pondensis genome contains these proteins:
- a CDS encoding carotenoid oxygenase family protein yields the protein MADDARRIETGPLSPLNTLNPYLQGAYEPVAKETTALDLPVIGEIPKDLYGCFYRNGPNPAQAPEGMHHWFDGDGMLHAIYFENGKAEYRNRFVRSADHIADLNGSCGAGGVMYPSSRANPASTRGDKVYKDTANTDVILHNGSLMALWYISGHPVRVDARTLETIGIETFGGKLPRHVSAHSKVDPRTGEFVFFDYSLYEPWMTFGTVNAQNELTHFERVELPGPRLPHDMGLTENYVILHDLPVVFTDAGLRKSQWNIHFADQPARFGVVPRRGRGDQIRWFETDSCYIYHVVNSWEDGDEVVMTACMMTPNGYPLNPDYGPYAPMVNVLALNAVPVEWRMNMRTGEVKKRQLDDRIGEFPAVNLDYAAQPTRWSYHVAMSKTELQRFKGLIKYDLLSGAARTYDFEPQMFGSEPAFAPRIDAKGEDDGYVIVFVTDENAGKSEVQVIDAKNFEAGPVARVMLPARVPAGFHGTWARGDQMAKG from the coding sequence ATGGCCGACGACGCCCGCCGGATCGAAACCGGTCCGCTCAGCCCGCTGAACACGCTGAATCCCTATCTGCAGGGCGCCTATGAGCCCGTGGCCAAGGAGACGACGGCGCTGGACCTTCCGGTCATCGGCGAGATCCCGAAAGACCTCTACGGCTGCTTCTACCGCAACGGCCCGAACCCGGCCCAGGCGCCCGAAGGGATGCATCACTGGTTCGATGGCGACGGCATGCTGCACGCCATCTATTTCGAGAACGGCAAGGCGGAATACCGGAACCGCTTCGTCCGCTCGGCGGACCACATCGCCGACCTGAACGGCAGCTGCGGCGCGGGCGGCGTCATGTATCCCTCAAGCCGGGCCAACCCGGCATCGACGCGCGGGGACAAGGTCTACAAGGACACAGCCAACACCGACGTGATCCTGCACAACGGCTCGCTGATGGCGCTGTGGTACATCTCGGGCCATCCGGTCCGGGTCGATGCGCGCACCCTGGAGACCATCGGGATCGAGACCTTCGGCGGCAAGCTGCCGCGCCACGTCTCGGCCCACTCCAAGGTCGATCCGCGCACCGGCGAGTTCGTCTTCTTCGACTATTCGCTCTACGAGCCGTGGATGACCTTCGGCACGGTCAACGCCCAAAACGAGCTGACCCATTTCGAGCGTGTCGAACTGCCCGGGCCGCGCCTGCCGCACGATATGGGACTGACGGAAAACTACGTCATCCTGCACGACTTGCCGGTGGTCTTCACCGACGCCGGTCTGCGCAAGAGCCAGTGGAACATCCACTTCGCCGACCAGCCCGCCCGTTTCGGCGTCGTGCCGCGCCGGGGCCGAGGCGACCAGATCCGCTGGTTCGAGACGGACAGCTGCTACATCTACCATGTCGTCAACAGCTGGGAGGACGGCGACGAGGTCGTCATGACCGCCTGCATGATGACGCCCAACGGCTATCCGCTGAACCCCGACTACGGCCCCTATGCGCCCATGGTGAACGTGCTGGCGCTGAACGCCGTGCCCGTCGAGTGGCGGATGAACATGCGTACCGGCGAGGTCAAGAAGCGCCAGTTGGACGACCGCATCGGCGAGTTCCCGGCGGTCAATCTGGACTACGCGGCCCAGCCGACGCGCTGGTCCTATCACGTCGCCATGTCCAAAACCGAGCTTCAGCGCTTCAAGGGTCTGATCAAGTACGATCTGCTCAGCGGCGCCGCCCGAACCTATGATTTCGAGCCCCAGATGTTCGGTTCCGAACCCGCCTTCGCCCCCCGCATCGACGCCAAGGGCGAGGACGACGGCTACGTCATCGTCTTTGTCACCGACGAGAATGCCGGCAAGTCCGAGGTTCAGGTCATCGACGCCAAGAATTTCGAGGCCGGTCCGGTGGCGCGCGTCATGCTGCCCGCGCGGGTGCCCGCCGGCTTCCACGGCACTTGGGCGCGCGGCGACCAGATGGCGAAGGGGTGA
- a CDS encoding thiolase family protein — MNAYIHDAVRTPRGKARPDGGLAALKPHELVTGLIDAMETRGHAPRTAEALILGCVGQVGAQGANVALVSKLHAGLDDAAFAFSLNNYCVSGLTAVGQAAAMVQTGAVRSALAGGVEMMSRVPFMGDKADYYEDASFPPRTRYIPVAVAADRLAEDIGVTRAEMDAVALTSQQRTAAAEGTPLIASRIPLNGLEREEAARAQTTAESLVAMPAAFAALAAPYAEALEGRAIDHRHTVAHAPPMSDGAGLALISGEAEGARARIVAWVEAGGDPAASLTAGFTAMERVLDKARLTLADMDRIEFMEAFAVVIAKFSREHPTLSDKVNVGGGHLAKGHPMGATGAILLSSLLDALDACEGRYGLVVAAGAQGVGSAMIVERVG, encoded by the coding sequence ATGAACGCCTATATCCACGACGCCGTCCGCACCCCGCGCGGCAAGGCCCGACCCGACGGCGGCCTGGCCGCCCTGAAGCCCCACGAACTGGTCACGGGCCTGATCGACGCCATGGAGACGCGCGGCCATGCGCCCCGCACCGCCGAAGCCCTGATCCTGGGTTGCGTCGGTCAGGTCGGCGCCCAGGGGGCCAATGTCGCCCTGGTCAGCAAGCTGCACGCGGGCCTGGACGACGCCGCCTTCGCCTTCAGCCTGAACAACTACTGCGTCTCGGGCCTGACCGCCGTGGGTCAGGCGGCGGCCATGGTCCAGACCGGCGCCGTGCGCTCGGCCCTGGCCGGCGGCGTCGAGATGATGTCGCGCGTCCCCTTCATGGGCGACAAGGCCGACTATTACGAAGACGCCAGCTTCCCGCCGCGCACCCGCTACATCCCCGTCGCCGTCGCCGCCGACCGTCTGGCCGAGGACATCGGCGTGACGCGGGCCGAAATGGACGCCGTCGCCCTGACCTCGCAGCAGCGCACGGCCGCCGCCGAAGGGACCCCGCTGATCGCTTCGCGCATTCCGCTGAACGGGTTGGAACGGGAGGAAGCCGCCCGCGCACAAACCACCGCCGAGAGCCTGGTCGCCATGCCCGCCGCCTTCGCCGCCCTGGCCGCGCCCTATGCCGAGGCGCTGGAGGGGCGGGCCATCGACCACCGCCACACGGTCGCCCATGCCCCGCCGATGAGCGACGGCGCCGGACTGGCGCTGATCTCGGGCGAAGCCGAAGGCGCGCGCGCGCGCATTGTCGCCTGGGTCGAGGCCGGGGGCGATCCCGCCGCCTCCCTGACCGCCGGCTTCACCGCGATGGAGCGCGTGCTGGACAAGGCCCGACTGACGTTGGCCGACATGGACCGGATCGAGTTTATGGAGGCCTTCGCCGTCGTCATCGCCAAATTCTCAAGGGAGCACCCGACCCTGAGCGACAAGGTCAATGTCGGCGGCGGCCATCTGGCCAAGGGCCATCCGATGGGGGCGACCGGCGCCATCCTGCTGTCGTCCCTGCTCGACGCGCTTGACGCCTGCGAAGGCCGCTATGGCCTTGTCGTGGCGGCGGGCGCGCAAGGCGTCGGCTCGGCCATGATCGTGGAACGGGTGGGTTGA